The following coding sequences are from one Delphinus delphis chromosome 19, mDelDel1.2, whole genome shotgun sequence window:
- the KAT7 gene encoding histone acetyltransferase KAT7 isoform X4 — translation MSLKDSGSDLSHRPKRRRFHESYNFNMKCPTPGCNSLGHLTGKHERHFSISGCPLYHNLSADECKVRAQSRDKQIEERMLSHRQDDNNRHATRHQAPTERQLRYKEKVAELRKKRNSGLSKEQKEKYMEHRQTYGNTREPLLENLTSEYDLDLFRRAQARASEDLEKLRLQGQITEGSNMIKTIAFGRYELDTWYHSPYPEEYARLGRLYMCEFCLKYMKSQTILRRHMAKCVWKHPPGDEIYRKGSISVFEVDGKKNKIYCQNLCLLAKLFLDHKTLYYDVEPFLFYVMTEADNTGCHLIGYFSKEKNSFLNYNVSCILTMPQYMRQGYGKMLIDFSYLLSKVEEKVGSPERPLSDLGLISYRSYWKEVLLRYLHNFQGKEISIKEISQETAVNPVDIVSTLQALQMLKYWKGKHLVLKRQDLIDEWIAKEAKRSNSNKTMDPSCLKWTPPKGT, via the exons GACACCTTACAGGAAAACACGAGAGACATTTCTCTATATCAGGATGCCCTCTCTATCATAATCTCTCAGCTGATGAATGCAAG GTGAGAGCACAGAGCCGGGATAAGCAGATAGAAGAAAGGATGCTGTCCCACAGGCAAGATGACAACAACAGGCATGCAACCAGGCACCAG GCACCAACAGAGAGGCAGTTGCGATATAAGGAAAAGGTTGCTGaactcaggaagaaaagaaattctgggctgagcaaagaacagaaagagaaatatatg GAACACAGGCAGACCTATGGGAACACTCGGGAACCTCTTTTGGAAAACCTGACTAGCGAGTATGACTTGGACCTTTTCCGAAGAGCACAAGCCCGGGCTTCAGAGGATCTG GAGAAGTTAAGGCTGCAAGGCCAAATCACAGAGGGGAGCAACATGATTAAAACGATTGCTTTTGGTCGCTATGAGCTTGATACGTGGTACCATTCTCCCTATCCTGAGGAATATGCACGACTGGGACGTCTTTACATGTGTGAATTCTGTTTAAAATACATGAAGAGCCAAACAATACTCCGCCGACACATG GCTAAGTGTGTGTGGAAACACCCACCCGGAGATGAGATATATCGCAAAGGTTCAATCTCTGTGTTTGAAGTGGATGGCAAGAAAAACAAG ATCTACTGCCAAAacctgtgcctgttggccaagCTTTTTCTGGACCACAAGACATTATATTATGATGTGGAACCCTTCCTGTTCTATGTTATGACAGAAGCAGACAACACTGGTTGTCACCTGATTGGATATTTTTCCAAG GAAAAGAATTCATTCCTCAACTACAATGTATCCTGTATCCTTACCATGCCTCAGTACATGAGACAGGGCTATGGCAAGATGCTTATTGATTTCA GTTATTTGCTTTCCAAAGTGGAAGAAAAAGTTGGCTCCCCAGAGCGTCCACTCTCAGATCTGGGGCTCATAAGCTACCGCAGTTACTGGAAAGAAGTGCTTCTTCGTTACCTGCATAATTTCCAAGGCAAAGAGATTTCTATCAAAG AAATTAGCCAGGAGACAGCTGTGAATCCTGTGGACATTGTCAGCACTCTGCAAGCCCTTCAGATGCtcaaatattggaaaggaaaacaCCTAGTTTTGAAGAGACAG GACCTGATTGATGAGTGGATAGCCAAAGAGGCCAAAAGATCCAACTCCAATAAAACCATGGATCCAAGCTGTTTAAAATGGACCCCTCCCAAGGGCACTTAA